From the genome of Sphingobacterium kitahiroshimense, one region includes:
- a CDS encoding DEAD/DEAH box helicase has translation MKFTEFGLAPSLEEGLDSMGYEDATPIQEQAIPVVLQHKDLIACAQTGTGKTASYLLPVLHKIAEEQSDYINTLILVPTRELALQIDQQIMGLGYFTGATSIAVYGGGNGMDYEQQRTAIKEGANIIVATPGRLIAHLASGKLHFNKVKHFILDEADRMLDMGFHEDIMKIISFLPKKRQNLLFSATMPGKIRTLAKQILHDPTEINIALSKPSEGINQQVYMVYDDQKTALIQHILTNPTYTSTIIFASKKEFVKRLSTDLHKSGIAVEAFHSDLEQAQREDIMNRFKAKQINVLIGTDVISRGIDIVGISLVINYDVPPDPEDYIHRVGRTARAATTGTAITFVNQKDQPRFAKIEELIGSSIEKLDLPEGFSAGPVYDPTRYSDQKKKPSKKKKFKKFVKKD, from the coding sequence TTGAAATTCACAGAATTTGGTTTAGCACCTTCATTGGAAGAAGGCTTAGATAGCATGGGATATGAAGATGCAACACCCATACAGGAACAGGCCATACCTGTTGTGTTGCAACATAAAGATCTGATCGCTTGCGCGCAGACTGGTACAGGGAAGACAGCTTCTTATTTATTGCCTGTTTTACATAAAATAGCTGAAGAACAATCCGATTATATAAATACTTTAATTTTAGTTCCTACCAGAGAGCTCGCTTTGCAAATTGATCAGCAAATCATGGGGCTTGGCTATTTCACTGGGGCAACTTCAATTGCTGTTTATGGTGGTGGAAATGGCATGGATTATGAACAGCAACGGACAGCAATTAAAGAAGGAGCAAATATTATTGTTGCTACTCCTGGACGTTTAATAGCGCATTTAGCATCAGGAAAACTTCATTTTAATAAAGTAAAACATTTCATATTGGATGAAGCAGACCGTATGCTCGATATGGGATTTCATGAAGATATTATGAAGATCATCAGCTTTTTGCCAAAAAAGAGACAGAATCTTTTATTCTCAGCGACGATGCCAGGTAAAATCAGGACATTGGCGAAGCAGATCTTACATGATCCGACCGAGATTAATATTGCCTTATCAAAACCTTCTGAAGGAATTAATCAACAAGTTTATATGGTTTATGATGACCAGAAGACGGCATTGATACAGCATATTCTTACTAATCCAACTTATACGAGTACGATTATTTTTGCTTCCAAAAAGGAGTTTGTCAAACGGTTGAGTACTGATCTGCATAAAAGCGGTATCGCAGTAGAAGCATTCCACTCTGATTTGGAGCAAGCACAACGTGAAGATATCATGAATCGTTTCAAAGCAAAGCAAATAAACGTACTAATTGGTACAGATGTGATTTCTAGAGGTATTGATATCGTCGGTATCAGTTTGGTTATCAATTATGATGTTCCTCCAGATCCTGAAGATTATATCCACCGTGTTGGCCGTACAGCACGAGCCGCGACAACAGGAACAGCTATTACTTTCGTAAATCAGAAAGATCAGCCGCGGTTTGCAAAAATTGAAGAGCTTATCGGTTCAAGTATAGAAAAATTGGATTTACCCGAAGGTTTTTCTGCAGGACCGGTTTATGATCCAACACGTTATTCTGATCAAAAGAAGAAACCTTCTAAAAAGAAAAAATTCAAGAAGTTCGTTAAGAAAGATTAA